GGTGCAAAGCAACTGAAAGCTATCTTGATGAACTAGCTAAAATGGTTTACTCAATCAGTGAGCCCAGATGGCAGTCTGAGGAAGATTCCAAGAGGATAAGAGATCTTCGCCGAAGAATTCATGATCTGTATGCTCGTTATAGGGCGACGGCTAGCACCTAAAGGTCATATAATCGCCATTCCTGCTTACCCAAATCCTCAGCTCAAGGCCGGGACTGCTCTTTTTCACAGGTCTCTGCAGCCCGGACGGCTGCAGCGGAGCCCCCGTGGTCCGGTTTATGGCGTCCCGATGAAAAGAGTGGTTCCTGACCTGGGCCAGAAAATTCTGAGTTTCAGCGGTACTCAGCTTCCCATTTTCGGATGACCAAGGATTCGATTAAACGATTGCTGATATTTCAAAAAAGCAGGAGGTCACCGCAAAAGCGACCTCCTCTAACATTTTCAAGAAAAGAGAACCATTGAGGAAATAGTTCAGGATTTTATCCGGGACAACTCTGTTGAAATCCAGTCCGGTTCCGCAGGATTATTCTTCTTTTTCAGGACAGCTTATTACCTCCAGGCAATTATAGCCTCAAGGGGGTACTGTAAAGAGTCAGAATCAGTTGGGCTAGTACTCTTCTCTTTCCCACCCCAACGGTTGATCAGACAGCGGATCCGATGCAGATTCCTCCCCGCTACGCCCACCGGAGGCATCGACAACCATGACGGATGAAGCCTGCAGCCCTTCATCGCCGAGTTCGGCTGTGAAATTAACTCCGTCTCCTGGTTTTAACTGATCGAAATCATAATTGAGGATGCTGTTGCGGTGAAAATAGACTTCCTCTCCATCGGTTGAACGTAAAAACCCATATCCTTCATCGGAAAATATTTTGGTGATCAGGGCGATTGTCTCCTGCTGGGGATGAACCTTCCGCACCCCCTGTTGCTTTTCAATTTGCTGCTTCAAGCGACGTTGCGCTGACTTGAAGGCGTTTTTGATTACAGTCGGCAGATCTTCCGTGTCTTCCTTTAAACCCGATTTATGGTTGACGACAAGATCATGCCCCGGTGGAAAACGCATTTCAATGCGTACTCGATAGGGGTTGGATGTTTTGCGGCTTTTCTGCTCCAGTACAATTCCAACCCGGCAGCTGATGAGGTTATCGCTCAATTTTTCGAGTTTGGCTATATCGTTGTAAATCAGATTTTCAAGATACTCGCTTCGATCCAATCCATGAAAGGAAATTTCAGGGGGTATACGCATATTCGGTCCACCTCCATAGTGCTAATTTGACGGTTTATTTTCCGTTGGTGCATTATAAACTGTATATCATCTTCTGGCTAAATCAACATATTAGAGATGCTGTTCTATTTGTATTGAGCTCCTTCTCAGACTGAGGTATAGCCTTGAAAAGACATATAGCGGATATTAAAATGTAAATATGTGAATTAAACTCAGCCATAGATTTTCTTTTTGACAACGGTTCAGGAATACGAGAAGATGTATCCAGCACACACTAATCCCGCCCTAAAGACGGTAAAGCAGGCTTTTCCACCCCGGCAACTTCGATGATTATTTTTCGAGATCATCATTGGCAATAAGTGATCCCTCTCATGAATGATCAAGCAGCAAGGGCAGAAAGCGCCCTTTCCCGAAATCAGACTGAGGACAAATGGAACCTTGAAACCATATTGGACCCCAGGAAAATAAGGAAGGGCCACACCAGGTGGAATCAGTTTCATGCCGCCCTGCTTCAAATGAACTGCAAGGATCTTGCCGGTCCGATTCTCGATTTCGGTTTTGGAATCGGCTATTTTGTTCTTGAAGGCCTGCGTCGCCAAAAGAATATCTGGGGTGTCGATCTCCTCCCGGGCAAAATCGAGCGTTACCAAAGGCTTATTGATTATACTGAAAGTCCGGAAGAATGGAAAAAACGCTGTGTAATCGCTGACGGCGAGGAATTGCCTTTTCACTCCGAGTCGTTTTCGGCAATCAGCTCCTGGTATGTCTTTGAGCATATCCCCTTTCCATCCCTGGTACTTCGGGAACTGGTACGCATTACCAGAAAAGACGGGGTTATCGCCATCCGCGCCCAAGATGCCCGTAACGGCTGGGAAGGCCATTGCAAGATTCCCTGGGTGCCATTTCTCTCCGGAAGAATGGCTGAAGCCTGGATTGAAGAGTTTGGAAAATCTCCGGCATTACGCCGGGGCGTATACGACATAACCCAGCCCCAGGTAATTTCGATACTCGAGGAGCTTGGCTGTACAATCGTCAAACAGGCTCCCAGTCCTCTTCTCTTAATAAAGGATCACTGGAAACTCTCCTCGGAAAAGGAGGTACGCAGCCGGGCGCGCCAGGTAAGGCAGGAATTCGAAAAAGGAGAATGGCAGCCGCAACCGGAAAATCTCTACATTTATGCCTGCAAAAGATAACCGCATATCAAATCAGCCCGACTGCTGAACTGGGTCAGTGGTTTGGCGGCCATTAAAGCTATTGGCCTCAACGTATTTTCCGTTTTCCTGCTTTTTTGGGCAGACTACCCAGAGCAAGACACTCAAGATTCATTGCGCGATGAGCAAAAAATAAAATCTGATTACCCCTGAAACTCCGTAACTCCTTGCCCAGACGCGGACTGAAGATTAGTACCTCACAGATTGTTTTCTTGTTTTTTTGCAATAAAATAATCTCTCTAAAGGTTCTTTCCGGATCAGCTGGATTAGGGGTAGCCAGGAAACAAAAATTCCAAATTCACATTTTCTTCTTTTTATCGCCTTTCTCTTTGAAATGTTGACGGATGTCCTCAAACTCTGGACTCCGCTACAGCACGGATACGATTTTTTTCAAGAACTACTCCATTTTTTTAAGGAGATGATTTCAATTTTTGTTATACTCATAAGGATTGAGCCTGGTTGCAAGCCTTTCATATGTAAGGGTTCGCGGCCTTTCAGGGTGTCCTGGGTCAGTGGATATTTTTGGTACAACAATCTCGACATACCATTTGTATAGTCGGGAGCTCACCGAAAATACCAGGAATGGTACCCTGACCTCTCGGTACATCGATCTTTTTACCTCACTATCTGTAAAGTTGTTGTTTCTTGCTGTTAAGCTTTTAACATTTTGCATAATTCTATATTGAAGAATAACAAAATTATGATTCGAATCCTTACCATATTGCTCTTTTTCGTCATTGTTCCCTGCACAGTTTTCGCCCAGAACGATCAATATGATATAGCGTATATCTGGGACACCAGCCTGGAGAATGTTATTGATTACCAGCGGCAATTAGAAAAGGTCTTGGATCCGCAGGAAATAGATCGCCTGAACATTGTCCGCCGTGATCCCGGAGATTACGGACTAATCTACAATCTCGGCGGCACCGCCCTGACTTCCGCGCAATTGATGATTCAGCATAGTGAAGCACTTCGCCAGGCTGGTCTTTCCGAATGCTCTGCAATGAAGAATGATGGCTATTATCAACTCTATAATGTCAGCTATGGGGTGGGACCAAACATTGAGGCACTGAAGAAGGTCCATGAAAAAATCAGCCATTATCTCGGTGAGGAGGTGGAGAAAAATCTCTTTATTGTGGAGACGGGTTCTGAGAATTACGCCCTTATCTATCGACGCATGGGAGATCGTGCCTCAACTTACGCTGTAGCCCAAAAACACCGAAACCTGCTCAAAGCACAACGTATCTCAACAGCAATTTTACCGGAATTCAACAACCGTGTGGTATTTGGCACATCGCCCGAGGGTGCTGCAACAGAACCAATATCGACTCCGGTCACCGAGGTGGTCACTGTCATACCGGATGCCTCCCCTGCCCTGCCCAAGGAAGAGCAACCTGTAATTACCTTGACGCCAGATTTGGTTAAACGGATTGTCAGAGAGGCCCCTTCCGGCAATCCGCAATTTGAAAAACATATTGAGGAATTCATAGGTGAACTGCGCCGCAAAGGAGAACTGAGAAGCAATGAGAGAACCAGTTGGATGGTATATGACCTGACCAAGAACGAGCCTCTTGTCAATATCAATTCAGATCAGATTTTTCAAGCTGCCAGTATGATCAAGCCCTTCATATCGTTGGCCTTCTTTCACCAGGTAAAAGAAGGCGGCCTGGTATATGGCCCCAAAAGCAGAAGAAATATGGAAGCTATGATCCAGCACAGCAACAATGCTTCCACCAACTGGATAATGCGGATGGCAGGCGGACCTGCGCATGTCGAAGGCTTACTGCGAAAGCACTACGGTCATATATTTAAAAACACCCTGATCAAAGAATATATACCAGCCGGAGGCAGAACCTATAAGAACAGTGCTCTGCCTTCCGATTATGTCAGGTTTCTTTTGGCTCTGTGGAATGATGAGCTGCCGTACAGCAAAGAGATCCGCCGCCTGATGTCCCTTCCCGGACGTGACCGCCTCTATGACGGCACCCCGATTCCCCGAGGCACCAAAGTCTATAACAAAACCGGTTCGACCGCCTACCTCTGCGGTGACATGGGTATCCTTGTCCTGCACGATAAAACGGGTCAGCCTTATCCCTATGTTATCGTCGGTATTATTGAACAAAACAGCCGTCCCAAAAATTACGGGCACTGGATGCGCACCCGGGGTGATGTGATCAGAAAAGTTTCTACTCTGGTTTACGAACAGATTAAAGACCAGTATAAGCTTTAACGAAAAAGTTTCGTTTCACTTGCCTGAGCCGCTGTCCTTAAAAAATCAAAAAAGTGAGTGATGCCATGAAAATAGCGGGTTATGGGGTGTTTGGCACTCCCACAGTGGTTATCGACGGTGAGGTGAAATCCGTTGGCAAGATTCCCACCAAAGAGGATGTTGTTGGTTGGCTTAAAAAATAACAGAGGATGCCGACAACTGCCCCAAAATGGTGAGATGCACCGGTACCTCTTGTCCTGGAGCTGAACCCCCAACCATACCATCCCGGAGTAAAAATTGATAAAAATACAACCTAGATGGACACTGATTATCGCTGCCATTCTCATTGCTGTCGCAGGAACATACAGCCTGCTGTCGGCACGATCTTCACCAAGTGAGGGCAAGGAGAATTTGCAGGCGGCCACTGCGCCTGCTCCCGGTTTGGTCACAATGATCGACCTGGGTGCCTCCGAATGTATTCCGTGCAAGATGATGGCACCTATTCTCGAAGAGCTCAAAGAGGAATATCAAGGCAAGGCGGATATTATCTTTATCGATGTGTGGCAGAAACCTGATCAGGCAAAAAAGTATGGCATCCGGGCAATCCCAACACAGATTTTCTTTGATGCCGACGGCAGGGAAGTGCAGCGGCACGTTGGTTTTCTTGATAAAAAGCAGATCATTAAAATTTTGAGAGAACTCGGAGTCTCCTGATGTTTCAACAGGAGTTGCTGTACCTGAGACTGAGGTGAACATGTTCGATCACTTCCTGCTTGCCGTGAACCAGTGGATGAACAGCGGGTTGGCTCTGGCCGCAACAGGAGCTTTTCTCTGGGGCCTGGTCAGTGTCTTGTTCAGTCCCTGTCACCTGGCTTCCATCCCTCTCGTCGTCGCCTATGTGGGCGGTCAGGAAACCGCAGTTCAGCCACGCAAGGCCGGATGGTATGCCTGCTCCTTCACACTGGGGCTGTTTATCACCATTGCCGGGCTGGGTATTGTCTGCTCCCTGTTGGGCCGCATGCTTGGTGATGTGGGCATCTGGTGGCAGATTCCGGTCGGCGCTGTTCTTATCTGGGTAGCCCTGGGCATGCTTGGCGTGCAGGCCTGTTCCATGAACGGTTCACTGCTGTATCGCCTCAGGCTGAAAGGCATATCCGGAGCATTCGGTCTTGGGTTGACTTATGGAATACTCTCCGGCACCTGCACCTTCGGTTTCATCGCTCCCATACTCGCCATTGTAACGGTGCAGCAAAAAGTTCTTACAGGCTCGGTGATGATGCTCCTTTTTGCCCTTGGCCATTGTCTGCCGATAGTCATCGCCGGCAGCTCCACTGCGTTGATTCGTAAGCTTATGGAAAATAGCGCCTACCAGGGTGCAGGGCTATGGTTCCGACGCGGCGCCGGGACGGTGATTGCCGGACTGGGATGCTATTTTATTGCAGGTCCCTTTATCGGCAGCGCCTGAACCTTGCCCCCGGGAAGTTGTTAATTTTCTCACTCAGCTGGGCTGAGAACCTTTAGACGGATTGTTTTCTTGCAATGAAAAACACGAACACTCAAAAACGGGAGGCCTGTTTTATGAACTTGCAGAAAATCTATGAGTATGCACTTCAGAGAGAAGAGGAAGGATATCAGTTTTTCAAACGTAATGCCGAAGAGGCAAGCCATGGAGCAGCGATAGAGATCTTTGAGAAGCTTGCAAATGAAGAACTGAAACATATCCAATACATAAAGGAGCTTATCAATACTCCCGAAGAAGAAGCAGGTCCTACCAACACTCCTCTTGAAAAAGATAGCTGGTTTGAAGATCGTGCAGGCCGGGAGCTGTTGGACCAGAGCTTGATTGAGTCAATGATTCCCGATATCGCTGTCTTAAGGACAGCATATTTGATTGAACACGACCTTTCTGAGTTTTATGAGATGGCCGCCAAAAATTCCTCAGGTGTTGCCCAGCTGGCCTTCTCTCAGCTGGCCGCATGGGAACGTGGGCATGAAGCCTTCTTCAAGGAACTACACGACAGAATCTTTCAGGAGTATACCGAAATGCCATGGGGCGGATGAAATAACATCCCGGCCTAAAAATGGCCGGGATGTGTAGATCTACCCAACTGAGCTCGGTATTAATTAGTTGGTTAAGCGGCTTTTTTGACAATATTAACGGCGCAGACCTTCAGCTCCGGAATCTTACAGATCGGATCGTAGGCCGAGTTTGTCAATATATTGGCACAGCTTTCTATAAAATGGAAGGGCATAAAGGCGGATCCTTTTTCGATACGTTTGGTCACAAGGGCCTTGGTATCGACGCTGCCCCGTCTCGATGAGACGGTGACGACTTCCCCATTGATGACCCCCAATCTTTCGGCATCGGCAATACTCAGCTCAATGAAACCTTCTTTGATTTCAGCATCGAGAGTGGGTGAATTCCTGGTCATGGTGCCGGTGTGGTAATGGGCAAAGACCCTTCCTGTGGAGAACCAGAAAGGATAATCATCATCCACATTTTCAGCAGGAACCTGAAAGCCAATACCGTGAAACAGCCCTTTGCCGCGGGCAATCCTGCCCTTGTGAAGATAACGGGTTCCGGGATGATCCGGAGCAGGACAAGGCCACTGCAGGCCGTCGCCCTCCAGCCGTTCATAGGATATTCCGGCATAGGAAGGAGTTAACTTAGCCATCTCGTCGAAGATTTCCTCGGGTGAGGAATAGCTCATCGGGTAGCCGAAGCGGCTGGAGATATCCTGAATTATCTGCCAGTCCTGCCGCGCCTCGCCGCGCGGTTCAATGGCCTGACGTACCCTGCTGACCCGCCTTTCGGTATTGGAAAAAGTACCGTCTTTTTCGGCAAAAGAGACGCCCGGTAAAACGACATCCGCCATTTCCGCGGTAGCTGTGAGGAAAATATCCTGCACCACCAGAAACTCGGCCTTCTCTAGAGCTTTTTTTACATGGGTGACATCCGGGTCACTGACCACCGGGTTCTCCCCCATGATATAAAGTGCCTTAACACTGTCATTATCCAGACCTTCGAGCATTGCGGGAATGGTAAGCCCAACCTTGTCGGAGAGAGAATCAACCTGCCAGGCTTTGGCGAACTTCTCGATCACACCTGCAGAGGTTACCGGCTGATAGGCCGTAAAGACGTTAGGAAGACCGCCCATGTCACAGGCTCCCTGCACATTATTCTGGCCGCGTAACGGATTCACACCTGAGGATTCCTTGCCCAGGCTGCCGGTAAGCATGGCCAGATTGGCAAGCGATTTGACATTGTCCACTCCGGTGGTATGCTGGGTGATTCCCATGCAGTATATGATCGAAGCCTTATCGGCAGTCCCGTAACATTCGGCGATCCGCTCGATGTCTGCAGCCGGTACGCCGCATATTGCCGAGGCCTTATCCGGAGTAAAGCCCTCGATTACCTTCCGGCAGGCCTCGAAGTCCTCGGTCTGTTCATCAATAAAGGCTTGATCGTGCCAGCCTTTTGCCAGGATCACATTCATAATACCGTTGATCAGAGCGACATCGGTTCCCATTGTATGGTTGACGTGAATATCGGCAATTTCGGAGATATGGACCTTGCGCGGATCGGCGACAATGATCTTGGCACCGTTCTTCTTGGCCCGATAAATGCGGGTGGCTACCAGAGGATGAGCAACCGTGGTGTTTGAACCGATGATGAAAATGCAGTCGGCGTCTTCAAACTCCTCGATGGAATTCGTCATCGCGCCACTTCCAAAAGCTGCGGCAAGACCTGCCACGGTGGAAGAGTGTCAGAGACGGGCGCAATGATCTATGTTGTTGGTCTTCACCGCCGCACGGGCAAACTTCTGCAGCAGGTAGTTTTCCTCGTTGGTAACCTTAGCGGAAGTTAAAAAACCTATGCTGTCCGGTCCGCTCTCTGCCGCAATCTCCTTCAGTCTCGAAGCCGTGTAGTCAAGAGCCTCATCCCAGGAGACCTCTTCAAGCTTATCGTTTTTACGGATAAGCGGCTGGGTCAAGCGATGTTTATTGCGGATGAATTCATGGACATTCCAGCCTTTAATGCAGAGTTTTCCTTCATTAACCGGGCTTGTTTTGCAGGGTATGGTGCCAATCGGGTCGCCATCCAGCACTTCCAGAAAAAAGTTGCAGCCACAACCACAGTATGTACATGTTGTCAGTACTGTCCTGTAATCCATAATAGTACCTTTCCTATTCTTTACCCTGTACAGGCTCTATAGTATTTAGCGGAGATCTCCGGCGGTTCATGCCTGTTTTAAAATCAAATTGCTCATCCATGACGGCATTGACTTTCTTATACAGGGTCCGCAGAGGGATATGTGAAGGACAGGCTTCCTCGCATAGCCCGCAGTCTATACAGCGCCCAACCATATGCATTGCCCTGGTGTGATGAAACGCAGGAATTTCGGGAGGTAGTTCACCTTTCTTTATCAGGTCATCGCACTTGAGGCTGCATTCACTGCAGAAACACATGGGACAGATATTAGAGCAGCCGTAGCATTTGATGCATTTGACAAACTCCTCCATCCAGTAGGAGAACCGCTCGGTCAATCCCAGTGCATCGATTTCAGCAACCGATTTTGAGGCCCCCGCCTGGACGGCTTCCCCCGCCATGATCTCCTTCGGATAGGGCTGCGAACATTCGCAGGCATCAGCCAGTTCCTGCGGACAGGCAATACCAACCGGCACAACCTTCTTGGGATCAAGCTGGTTCCAGGTATAGAGCGTTTGCAGTCCCCTGTCGTCACATCCCCTGACCAGCACACCGAAAACTTCCCCGGGGTAAGCCCGGTACAGATTTATCAGATATTTGTTGAGAGGATATCTGGAATCACCAGCTTTTTTGGTATCGCCCAAAACCATGTTCTCCATATCGTCGCCCTTCCGGTACAAATGAGGAGCGACATGGCCATGTTTCAGGGCAAGGCCCATGAATCCTGCAATCTCATCTGATTCCAGGAGGTCTTTTACTTTTTTCTTGATAGTGTCAATCATAAAAACACCCTACCTGTCTTAGGCCAATTCTTTTCTGTAATCATTCTTCAAAGGGGACGGCCCCAGCCTGCGCAGCTCGTCGATGAACGTATTAAATTCATGAACCAGCTCCGGTGCTTCAGCTGAAGAAACCCAGCTCGCCTTGAGACGCTCCTCTTCGATTCCGCTGAACTTGAGCATCTCCCTGAGAACGGTTACACGCTTCCTGGTGGAATAATTACCATACAGGTAATTGCATTCGCCGAGGTGTCAGCCGCCGACAAATACACCATCCACCCCACGTTGAAACGCCAAAAGAATATGGTGCGGTGACACACTCCCACTACACATTACCCGGACCGTGCGAACATTCGCCGGGTACTGCAAACGACTGACCCCAGCCAGGTCAGCAGCGGCGTATGCTCACCAGGTACACAGAAAACAGACGATCTTGGGTTCGAAAATGTCGTCACTCATTATCAGTTCCTTTTTAAATTTTTAAAACTACAAAACGTATATCGCTTTTCGTACTGGATAATGCCAGGCACTAGATTGCCCGTATCTGCGCCAACAATTGCTCCGGTTTATACCCTCTCAGAATGGCGCTGTGAGAGGGACATGTCGCGGCACAGTTACCGCAGCCCTTGCAGAGAATCTCCTTGACCTCACACACTCTAGTTTCCCTGTTGTAGCTGATGGCATCATAGGGACAGACATTGAGACATCCCATGCAGCCTACACAGGATTCTGCATCAATCTGTGCGACAATCGCACTTTTCACCAACATGTCCTTGAAAAGGATGGCGCCGATCCGTGAAGCAACGCCCATGCCCTGGGTCCGCGCCTCAACCGAAGTACTCGGATAGCGGGCACTGCCGCAGACGAATATGCCATCCGCTGCAAAATCAAGGGGACGAAGTTTGGCATGGGCCTCCAGAAAGAAACCGTTCTTATCGGTGGGAACCCTCATCAGCCCGGCGATCTCGGAGGCGTCTGCCCTGGCGACAAGAGGTGTGGAAAGCACAACAAGATCAGTATCGATCTCCTTGGTCACTCCCAGCACTGACTGATGAAAGACCACTTTGCCTTCATTGACCTGCGGCTCTCTCTCCGGATCATAGACATCGAAGCTTATTCCCATCCCCCTGGCATCCCAGAGCATTTGCTCCTTTTCATCACCGTACATCTGCATGTCGCGGTAGAGAATATGGACATTTGCCAGCGGATATTTACGCTTGATGATCATAGCGTTTTTTACCGCGGTGGCACAGCAGATTCGCGAACAGTATTCCCGTTCCGCATTGCGTGCTCCGGCGCACTGGATCATCACTATTTTAGAACCCTTGAACGATCCTTCCTTGAGCCTTTTTTCGAGCTCCATCTGGGTAATGACCGTTTCACCGTTGTAGCCGAACAAACCTTCACCGGTAAGAGGGACACCACCGGAAGCCACCACGATGCAGCCTACGGTTTCTTCTTTTTTCTCTCCCCCTGCTATCTGGTATGCGACCTTGTAGTTGCCGATATAACCGGTTATCTCGGTCACCCGTGTGTCTGCCAGTGCGGTGATATTAGATATGGCGCCGACCTTTTCGGCCAGCCCGGCAATCCGCTCTGCTGCGGAAGTGCCGTTTTCGAGAAGATGAAGATCCCGCATCACGCCACCGAATTCTTTTTCTTTCTCAACCAGCAGGACTTCAAGTCCCATGCCGGCCAGAGCTTCAGCCGCGGAAAGTCCGGCGATGCCACCGCCGATCACGAGAATTTTGCGAATCAGGGAGGATTCAATGTCCAACTGAGGTTCGAGCATCGTACTTTTGGCGACCCCCATGCGCACCAGATCCATAGCCTTTGCGGTGGCGGTATCCCGTTTGCCCATATGCACCCATGAACACTGGTCCCGGATATTCACCATTTCAAAAAGATAGGGATTGAGCCCGGCCTGGGCACAGGAACTGGAGAAGAGCGGTGCATGCGTCCGGGGGGAACACGAGGCAACTACAACCCGGTTGAGATCGTTTTGCCTGATGGCGTTCTGGATCTCGCCGATTCCGGATTCCGAACAGGTATAGAGATTTTCCTTGGTATAGACAACCCCAGGCAGAGTGGCGGCGTATTCCGTGACTGATTTGCAGTCGAGATGACCGGCAATATTGGATCCGCAATCGCAAATAAATACGCCAACCCGTAATTCCTCAGTATTTTCATTACCCTTATTTTTCATTTCTCAGAAACCTTTTAAGATACCTTGAGTAATTCTTGGGGAGAGACGGTGACTGTCTGCACTGCCCGCGAAGCCGCACTGCTTGCCTGGGCAACCGATTCTGGGATGTCCATTGGGCTGTGGGCGCAACCGCACACGAAAATACCCTCTTTCGTCGTATCAAGCGGGTTTTCCGGGCTGGTTTTAAAAAAGCCGAACCTGTTAATTTCAATTCCCAGGATTTCTGCTAAATCCTTGACACCGTCTGCAGGAGCGCAGGCCGTCGCCAGAACGACCAGATCAAATTCCTCGCGCTGCACCACCTGCTTCTGAGTATCCTCATACACCAGCACCGGCCTGTCGTCCGGTCCGTTCTGAATTTCGGCAACTCTGCTGCGTCTGTAGGTAATATTCGAATTATTATTACCCCTGACCTTGTATTCATCAAAGCCTTTGCCGACGGCACGGATGTCCATGCCGAAGATCACCGAGGTGGTCTCATTGTCGTGCTCATGGGCAATGATGGCCTCTTTTATTGAGTGCATGCAGCAAAAACCGGAGCAGAAGGGATAAAAGCGAAGATCTCTGGAACCGACACACTGGATAAAGGCAAGTTTCCTGGCGGTGGTAAAACTTTCCGCCTTTTGCTTCAACTCTTCAAGCCTTGAGCGCAGTGGCAGATATTCCTCGTACTTTGCGGCCCACTGTTTTTGGCTATCATCCGCCTCAGCTTCTCCGGAGGAATATCTCTTGTAGAACTCTGCGCTTTTCTCCCCATATTTCTCTTCGAGCCGGGCAAGTCCCTTGGCTGCTTTGTTTTCCTGCTTTTCCAGCGTCTCGATCTCATGCAGAACGGCGACATCGGAAGGACGGTCTATGTGCCCATGGGTGGGGCCGCTGGCACTAAGAAAACGTTCAAACTCCATGGCCGTAACCACATTGGGCAATTCGTTGTATCTGTACTCGTGAATCTTTCCGGGATTGAAGACAGTGTAGCCGCTGGCAGCTATAATTGAACCGATTTCCAGCTCGACAACTTCATCTTTCTGTTCAAAATCAACCGCATTTGCCTCGCATTTTTTCTGGCAGATACCACACTTCTTGCCCTGAAAAACCCGGCAATGTTCTGTATCGATAGCGTGGGTGGAAGGAATACCCTGGGCAAACCAGCTGTAAATGGCCTTTCGCTTGCTGTGACCCTCGTTGTACAGGTCCGTCACCAGCGTCGGGCAGGATTCCGCACAGGCTCCGCAACCGGTGCATTTGGCCTGATCGACATAACGGGCCTTTTTACGCACCTGTACCTTGAAGCAACCGGCACTTCCCTCAACCTTCTCAACTTCGCTGTATGCCATCAATTCAATATTGGGATGTCGACCGACATCCAGCATTTTCGGCGAGAGTATTCAGATGGCACAATCATTGGTGGGAAAGGTCTTGTCGAGCTGGGCCATCTTCCCGCCTATGCTGGGCAGCCGTTCCACCAGATAGACCTTGAATCCCATCTCCGCAAGATCCAGAGATGACTGAATCCCTGCAATACCACCACCAATAACAAGCATGTCCCTATTCACAATTACCTCCCGTTAAGGCAGTTAACATAATCAAGCTCAAGCGGCTTCTTTGATTTTCAGAGGCCCTAAAGATTGTATTTCTTCTGTAAACTCTGCAGCAACCTCGGCAAATTTGGTTCCTTCAGCAGAAGATATCCATTCAAGCCGCACTCTGCCCGGTTCAATACCCAGGATCTGCACCAGTTCTTTTGTGGTCTGAAAAACTTTTTCACACTTTACATTACCATCCAGGTAATGACAGTCGCCAATGTGTCAGCCGGCGACAAGGACACCGTCCGCCCCGTTTTCAAACCCTTTTAAAATAAAATTAGGATTGATGCGGCCAGAGCACATGACCCGGATGATGCGCAGATTCGGAGGATACTGAAATCTGCTGACACCGGCCAGATCCGCCGCCGAATACGCACACCAGTTGCAGGCAAACGCTACTATTTTTGGCTTGAATTCCCCGGACATTTTCTCTTCCTTAGTAATAGGTATTTTACCTGAAATATTTCACTTAAAAACAGAAACCTAACTCAATATTGACCAATAACTGGTGTGCAGTGCATC
This region of Desulfopila inferna genomic DNA includes:
- a CDS encoding 4Fe-4S binding protein, with the translated sequence MNRDMLVIGGGIAGIQSSLDLAEMGFKVYLVERLPSIGGKMAQLDKTFPTNDCAIUILSPKMLDVGRHPNIELMAYSEVEKVEGSAGCFKVQVRKKARYVDQAKCTGCGACAESCPTLVTDLYNEGHSKRKAIYSWFAQGIPSTHAIDTEHCRVFQGKKCGICQKKCEANAVDFEQKDEVVELEIGSIIAASGYTVFNPGKIHEYRYNELPNVVTAMEFERFLSASGPTHGHIDRPSDVAVLHEIETLEKQENKAAKGLARLEEKYGEKSAEFYKRYSSGEAEADDSQKQWAAKYEEYLPLRSRLEELKQKAESFTTARKLAFIQCVGSRDLRFYPFCSGFCCMHSIKEAIIAHEHDNETTSVIFGMDIRAVGKGFDEYKVRGNNNSNITYRRSRVAEIQNGPDDRPVLVYEDTQKQVVQREEFDLVVLATACAPADGVKDLAEILGIEINRFGFFKTSPENPLDTTKEGIFVCGCAHSPMDIPESVAQASSAASRAVQTVTVSPQELLKVS
- a CDS encoding hydrogenase iron-sulfur subunit, translating into MSGEFKPKIVAFACNWCAYSAADLAGVSRFQYPPNLRIIRVMCSGRINPNFILKGFENGADGVLVAGUHIGDCHYLDGNVKCEKVFQTTKELVQILGIEPGRVRLEWISSAEGTKFAEVAAEFTEEIQSLGPLKIKEAA